The segment AGCGTGAACCGATGAAGTTACGGCGGCGCAGTGCGAAGCCATCATGTGGCGTGCTATCCAGTGAAAGCTCGCGGATGGCCACGACAGCTCCCTCGGTGAGGCGCTCGTCGGCATCCAATGACAGCACCCAGCGGTGGCTGGCCCGAGCCGGACCGACATTCTTCTGCGGCCCATCGCCCAGGTAGGGCTGGTCTATCACCGTGGCACCCATATGGCGCGCCAGTTCACAGGTCGTATCCGTGGAGCCTGAGTCGACCACGATCAGTTCATCGCAGACCTGTGCCAACGAGCGCAGGCAATCTTCGATGTTATGCGCTTCATTGAGCGTGATGACGCAGCCAGTGATCTTGTGGCTGCTGGACGTGCTCGCGTGATCGGGGTTCATGGCGGACTGGGTCTCGTCGGTTGAATTCATGACGGTCTCATTCGTGGCAATCTCGGACATGACGCGCTCGGTCTCAAGGTCGGTCTCAAGGGACTGGCTGGTCGGCAGAGTTCTGGTCAGCAGAGTGATAAGCGGCGCGAATACGTGCCAGGCAAACGGCGTGATGCTGCGGACAGAAGCGTGCCAGTGAGCGGCCAAGACGTGAAAGATTGTCTTCGCGCCAGCGCGCGTCCTGCGCTGCCTCGGCATGCAACTGGCAGCGATCGAGATCGATGACATAGACGCGTCCGCTCTCATCCACCAACAGATTGCGCGCGTTGAGATCGACATGCTCAAGGCCCGCATCGTGCACGGCGCGAATGGCACTCCCTGTCGTGTCGAGCAGAGTCAGCAAGGCATCGGGTAGAGGCTCGTCGCCAGATGGTGGCTGTGCCTGCAAGGCGATCAGGTCATCTGCAAAGGCGTGGGCGCCGGGAATCAGTACCGTGATCAGCGCCGCTTCGTAGGTCAGTCCATGGCGCCAGACACAGGCACCGACGGGCTCTGGCACGGGCAGACCCTGACGATAGAGACGCTCCGTCAGACGCAGCTCGGCAAAGGCACGCGTCCGCTCCAATCCAGTATAGAAGTAGCGACGACTGGCAATCTTCGCGACCAGCCCGCCACGCCGATAAGGACGCAGTGCCCACTGTTGGCCCGCTGAT is part of the Cobetia sp. L2A1 genome and harbors:
- a CDS encoding 3-deoxy-D-manno-octulosonic acid kinase; protein product: MAVFRNENAHILYDGETAPQMTPDWFTPSFWRKHAAVTGEAPGRGASLFLDICRLPTELRTEPALVSAGQQWALRPYRRGGLVAKIASRRYFYTGLERTRAFAELRLTERLYRQGLPVPEPVGACVWRHGLTYEAALITVLIPGAHAFADDLIALQAQPPSGDEPLPDALLTLLDTTGSAIRAVHDAGLEHVDLNARNLLVDESGRVYVIDLDRCQLHAEAAQDARWREDNLSRLGRSLARFCPQHHAVCLARIRAAYHSADQNSADQPVP